In the genome of Streptomyces racemochromogenes, one region contains:
- a CDS encoding YcnI family protein, which yields MKTSRVSFAAALAAGTVLALSGTAFAHVSVQPAGEAAKGGYATINFKVPNERDNASTTQIEVSFPADQPLTSVMPQELPGWTSTVEKTKLDKPLTVHGKQINEVVTKVTWTGGKIEPGKFQQFPVSVGKLPENADKMVFKAIQTYDNNEVVRWIEEPKEGAPEPQTPAPVLKLAAAKGADDHGAAAKPAADGAKSGDKNDKGEEKGGHDEAAKSASDTTARTLGIVGIVVGLAGVAFGITSRRRAAN from the coding sequence GTGAAGACCTCTCGCGTCTCCTTCGCCGCCGCCCTCGCCGCCGGCACCGTCCTCGCCCTGTCCGGTACCGCTTTCGCGCACGTCAGCGTGCAGCCGGCCGGTGAGGCCGCCAAGGGCGGCTACGCGACGATCAACTTCAAGGTCCCCAACGAGCGGGACAACGCCTCGACCACCCAGATCGAGGTCAGCTTCCCGGCGGACCAGCCGCTCACGTCCGTCATGCCGCAGGAGCTCCCCGGCTGGACGTCCACCGTCGAGAAGACCAAGCTCGACAAGCCCCTGACCGTGCACGGCAAGCAGATCAACGAGGTCGTTACCAAGGTGACCTGGACCGGCGGCAAGATCGAGCCCGGCAAGTTCCAGCAGTTCCCGGTCTCCGTGGGCAAGCTGCCCGAGAACGCCGACAAGATGGTCTTCAAGGCGATCCAGACGTACGACAACAACGAGGTCGTCCGCTGGATCGAGGAGCCCAAGGAAGGCGCCCCGGAGCCGCAGACCCCGGCGCCCGTGCTGAAGCTGGCCGCCGCCAAGGGCGCGGACGACCACGGCGCCGCCGCCAAGCCGGCCGCCGACGGGGCCAAGAGCGGCGACAAGAACGACAAGGGCGAGGAGAAGGGCGGGCACGACGAGGCGGCCAAGAGCGCCTCCGACACGACCGCCCGCACGCTCGGCATCGTGGGCATCGTCGTCGGTCTCGCCGGCGTCGCCTTCGGCATCACCTCGCGCCGCCGCGCCGCCAACTGA
- a CDS encoding SCO family protein, producing the protein MRTTRVTVAALAVATALALTACGSETAKNTGSVTQITGQKKAGSATVLDRPFDKPELVLTDTTGKPWNLREQTKGRPTLIYFGYTNCPDVCPLTMSNVAVAKKALPKADQDKLQVVFVTTDPERDTPDSLGAWLRAQDPSFTGLTGDFATIQAAARSLGIGIEAPKKEADGTVVSMHGAQVIAFSPKTDEGYVLYGEGTTVDDYTKDLPKIIKGENP; encoded by the coding sequence ATGCGCACCACACGTGTGACGGTCGCCGCCCTCGCGGTGGCGACCGCGCTCGCCCTCACCGCCTGCGGCAGTGAGACGGCCAAGAACACCGGTTCGGTCACGCAGATCACCGGTCAGAAGAAGGCCGGATCCGCGACCGTACTCGACCGCCCCTTCGACAAGCCGGAGCTCGTCCTCACGGACACCACCGGCAAGCCGTGGAACCTGCGCGAGCAGACCAAGGGGCGGCCGACGCTGATCTACTTCGGCTACACCAACTGCCCCGACGTGTGCCCCCTGACGATGAGCAACGTCGCCGTCGCCAAGAAGGCACTCCCCAAAGCCGACCAGGACAAGCTCCAGGTCGTCTTCGTCACCACTGACCCGGAGCGGGACACCCCCGACTCCCTCGGCGCGTGGCTCAGGGCCCAGGACCCGTCCTTCACCGGACTGACCGGGGACTTCGCCACCATCCAGGCCGCAGCCCGATCTCTCGGCATCGGTATCGAGGCCCCCAAGAAGGAGGCCGACGGCACCGTCGTCTCCATGCACGGGGCCCAGGTCATCGCGTTCTCTCCCAAGACCGACGAGGGCTACGTCCTCTACGGCGAGGGCACGACCGTCGACGACTACACCAAGGACCTGCCGAAGATCATCAAGGGAGAGAACCCGTGA
- a CDS encoding copper chaperone PCu(A)C: MNARTIRTIAAALSLTAALAISGCSSSGSDSASGSSADTKAAGTSGAPEAGKPVLTVSGGYMPEPVNDKMAGAFMVIKNDSKTADKLLSATSPLSDDLQIHETKDQKMQQVQSMDVPAGGELRLQRGGNHIMFMGLKNQPKVGDKITIELRFEKADPVKVELDVKERTFNAQNSTAH, from the coding sequence GTGAACGCCCGCACCATCCGCACCATCGCCGCCGCCCTCTCCCTGACGGCAGCGCTCGCCATATCCGGCTGCTCCTCCTCCGGCTCGGACTCCGCTTCCGGCTCGTCGGCCGACACGAAGGCCGCCGGCACGTCCGGCGCTCCGGAGGCGGGCAAGCCCGTCCTGACGGTCAGCGGCGGGTACATGCCCGAACCGGTCAACGACAAGATGGCCGGCGCTTTCATGGTCATCAAGAACGACTCGAAGACCGCCGACAAGTTGCTCTCCGCCACCAGCCCGCTCTCGGACGATCTCCAGATCCACGAGACCAAGGACCAGAAGATGCAGCAGGTCCAGTCGATGGACGTGCCCGCGGGCGGTGAGCTCCGGCTCCAGCGCGGTGGCAACCACATCATGTTCATGGGGCTCAAGAACCAGCCGAAGGTCGGCGACAAGATCACCATCGAGCTGCGTTTCGAGAAGGCCGACCCGGTCAAGGTCGAGCTGGACGTCAAGGAACGGACGTTCAACGCGCAGAACTCCACCGCCCACTGA
- a CDS encoding copper resistance protein CopC, whose amino-acid sequence MTAIAPAPPSARVRATALLPRLALVIAALLATLFTAAAPATAHAALTASDPQDGAVVATAPAQVTLSFSEQVAMGDDSIRVMDPQGKRVDTGELRDMCSGSTVRYGTALHPGLPNGTYTVAWQAVSADSHPISGAFTFSVGAPSATSVTLPDRKVGGGPVGIAYGIARYAAYAGFTVLVGGAAFILLCWRRGAAERPLQKLVVRGWVTLTAATLAMLVLRTPYTGSGEFADAFDLDGLKAVLDTKTGAAFLSRLLLLGAAALFIAVLFGAYARRQKAAATDATGAVDEGVRAEEKKETSDLAFGLGVGGTVVAGGIAATWALAEHASTGIQPAVAMPADILHLLAVAAWLGGLTALLVALRKVPDIEREAVRRFSRVAFISVLVLAVTGVYQSWRQVGSWSALTGTSYGRLLLIKIALVAVLVGIAYLSRKWTSRLGEVRAEEPEKVLAGADVSRETSAGSASGDAAATDASTEADAPADAAGTDPKRAAQLARQRAAREKARETRVRDADPGRAGLRRSVLAEAGVAVVLLAVTTVLTSTEPGRAVEKETGRGGASAPAVPNRPVKITLPFDTGGQNGKGNVRLELDPGRVGANTLHLWADGPDGKPLDLPEVKISFTLPAKEIGPLPLAPDRAAAGHWTASGVQLPLAGEWRIDVTVRTSDIDQTTVQKNVKIG is encoded by the coding sequence ATGACGGCCATCGCCCCCGCTCCTCCTTCGGCCCGCGTCCGCGCCACGGCACTCCTGCCCCGCCTCGCGCTGGTCATCGCAGCCCTGCTGGCCACCCTGTTCACCGCGGCCGCCCCGGCCACGGCACACGCGGCCCTCACGGCGAGCGACCCCCAGGACGGGGCGGTGGTCGCCACGGCGCCCGCCCAGGTCACCCTCTCCTTCTCGGAGCAGGTCGCCATGGGCGACGACTCCATCCGCGTCATGGACCCGCAGGGCAAGCGCGTCGACACCGGCGAGCTGAGGGACATGTGCAGCGGATCGACCGTCCGCTACGGCACCGCCCTGCACCCGGGCCTGCCCAACGGCACGTACACCGTCGCCTGGCAGGCCGTCTCCGCCGACAGCCACCCGATCTCCGGCGCCTTCACCTTCTCCGTCGGCGCCCCCTCGGCTACCAGCGTCACCCTGCCCGACCGGAAGGTGGGCGGCGGCCCCGTCGGCATCGCGTACGGCATCGCCCGTTACGCCGCCTACGCCGGGTTCACCGTCCTCGTCGGCGGCGCCGCCTTCATCCTGCTGTGCTGGCGCCGCGGCGCCGCTGAGCGCCCGCTGCAGAAGCTGGTGGTGCGTGGCTGGGTCACCCTGACGGCCGCCACCCTGGCGATGCTGGTGCTGCGCACCCCGTACACCGGCTCGGGGGAGTTCGCCGACGCCTTCGATCTCGATGGCCTCAAGGCGGTCCTGGACACCAAGACCGGTGCCGCCTTCCTCTCAAGGCTGCTGCTGCTCGGCGCGGCCGCGCTGTTCATCGCCGTGCTCTTCGGTGCCTACGCCCGCCGTCAGAAGGCCGCCGCCACGGACGCGACGGGGGCCGTGGACGAGGGGGTCCGCGCCGAGGAGAAGAAGGAGACGAGCGACCTCGCCTTCGGGCTCGGCGTCGGCGGCACGGTCGTGGCCGGCGGCATCGCCGCCACCTGGGCCCTCGCCGAGCACGCCTCCACCGGCATCCAGCCCGCGGTCGCGATGCCGGCCGACATCCTGCACCTGCTGGCCGTGGCCGCCTGGCTCGGCGGGCTCACCGCCCTGCTGGTCGCGCTGCGCAAGGTGCCGGACATCGAACGGGAAGCCGTCCGGCGCTTCTCCCGGGTCGCCTTCATCAGCGTCCTGGTCCTGGCCGTCACCGGCGTCTACCAGTCCTGGCGCCAAGTCGGCAGCTGGTCCGCCCTCACCGGCACCAGCTACGGCCGGCTGCTGCTCATCAAGATCGCGCTCGTCGCCGTCCTGGTCGGCATCGCCTACCTCTCCCGGAAGTGGACCTCCCGGCTCGGGGAGGTCCGGGCCGAAGAGCCGGAGAAGGTGCTCGCCGGAGCCGATGTTTCACGTGAAACATCGGCCGGGAGCGCCTCGGGCGATGCCGCCGCCACCGACGCGAGCACCGAAGCCGATGCTCCGGCGGACGCCGCCGGCACCGACCCGAAGCGGGCCGCCCAGCTCGCCCGGCAGCGCGCGGCCCGCGAGAAGGCCCGCGAAACCCGCGTCCGCGATGCGGATCCCGGCCGTGCCGGCCTGCGCCGCTCGGTGCTCGCCGAGGCCGGCGTGGCCGTCGTGCTCCTGGCCGTCACCACCGTCTTGACCAGCACCGAACCCGGACGCGCGGTGGAGAAGGAGACGGGCCGCGGCGGAGCGTCCGCTCCCGCCGTGCCCAACCGCCCGGTCAAGATCACCCTGCCCTTCGACACCGGCGGCCAGAACGGCAAGGGCAACGTACGGCTGGAGCTCGACCCCGGCCGGGTCGGCGCCAACACCCTCCACCTGTGGGCGGACGGCCCCGACGGCAAGCCCCTCGACCTCCCCGAGGTCAAGATCTCCTTCACCCTGCCCGCCAAGGAGATCGGCCCGCTGCCGCTCGCCCCCGACCGCGCCGCGGCCGGACACTGGACCGCGTCCGGGGTCCAGCTGCCGCTCGCGGGCGAATGGCGCATCGACGTGACCGTACGCACCTCCGACATCGACCAGACGACCGTCCAGAAGAACGTGAAGATCGGCTGA
- the efeB gene encoding iron uptake transporter deferrochelatase/peroxidase subunit, translating to MTDSTGSTPDIEISRRRLLGTVGAAGATGLALGATGGALVQSALSDSPAGSPGAAGSLASLGATQVAFHGRRQAGITDPLQAKGHVLAFDLAPGAGRKEAAALLRRWSDTARRLMAGEPAPTADSGIALDAGPSSLTLTFGFGHSFFDRTGLTARRPVALDPLPDFSSDRLDPQRSNGDLWVQIGADDALVAFHALRAVQKDAGEAARVRWQMNGFNRSPGATASPMTARNLMGQVDGTGNPRPKDPDFDKRIFVPGAGPGPAEHSWMAGGSYAVVRRIRMLLDDWDKQSLAQQEQVIGRTKATGAPLTGGDEKTPLALDKLGPDGKPVIPSNAHARISAPAQNGGAAMLRRPFSYHDGIGPDGTPDAGLLFICWQADPLRGFVPVQRKLDRGDALSEFIRHESSGLYAVPPGPGDGEYVGQRLLEG from the coding sequence GTGACCGACAGCACCGGTAGCACCCCCGACATCGAGATCTCCCGGCGCCGACTGCTGGGCACCGTCGGCGCCGCGGGCGCCACGGGCCTCGCGCTCGGCGCCACGGGCGGCGCGCTCGTGCAGTCAGCGCTCTCGGACTCCCCGGCCGGCTCCCCCGGAGCCGCCGGGTCCCTCGCCTCCCTCGGCGCGACCCAGGTCGCCTTCCACGGCCGGCGCCAGGCCGGGATCACCGACCCGCTCCAGGCCAAGGGGCACGTCCTCGCCTTCGACCTCGCGCCCGGCGCTGGGCGCAAGGAAGCCGCAGCGCTGCTGCGCCGCTGGTCCGACACCGCCCGGCGGCTCATGGCGGGCGAGCCGGCGCCGACCGCGGACAGCGGGATCGCCCTGGACGCGGGCCCCTCCTCCCTCACCCTCACCTTCGGCTTCGGCCACTCCTTCTTCGACCGCACCGGCCTCACCGCCCGGCGCCCGGTGGCCCTCGACCCACTGCCCGACTTCTCCTCGGACCGGCTCGACCCCCAGCGCAGCAACGGCGACCTGTGGGTCCAGATCGGTGCCGACGACGCGCTCGTCGCCTTCCACGCCCTGCGCGCCGTGCAGAAGGACGCCGGGGAAGCCGCCCGGGTCCGCTGGCAGATGAACGGCTTCAACAGGTCTCCCGGCGCGACGGCCTCGCCCATGACCGCCCGGAACCTGATGGGCCAGGTGGACGGCACCGGGAATCCGCGGCCCAAGGACCCCGACTTCGACAAGCGGATCTTCGTGCCGGGCGCCGGCCCCGGACCCGCCGAGCACTCCTGGATGGCAGGGGGCTCATACGCCGTAGTCCGCCGGATCCGGATGCTGCTCGACGACTGGGACAAGCAGTCCCTCGCCCAGCAGGAGCAGGTCATCGGCCGGACCAAGGCCACCGGTGCGCCGCTGACCGGCGGCGACGAGAAAACCCCGCTGGCTCTGGACAAGCTCGGCCCCGACGGAAAGCCGGTCATCCCGTCCAACGCCCACGCGCGCATCTCCGCGCCGGCGCAGAACGGCGGCGCCGCCATGCTCCGGCGGCCCTTCTCGTACCACGACGGCATCGGCCCCGACGGCACCCCCGACGCCGGCCTGCTGTTCATCTGCTGGCAGGCCGACCCGCTGCGCGGGTTCGTCCCGGTCCAGCGCAAGCTCGACCGGGGCGACGCCCTGTCGGAGTTCATCCGCCACGAGTCCAGCGGGCTGTACGCGGTCCCGCCCGGTCCGGGCGACGGGGAGTACGTGGGGCAGCGCCTGCTCGAAGGGTGA
- the pheA gene encoding prephenate dehydratase — protein MSATRFTYLGPEGTFTEAALRTLPEAATRELVPMVSVPAALDAVRNGEAAAALVPIENSVEGGVTATLDELASGEPLMIYREVLLPIAFALLVRPGTKLSDIKTVTGHPVAQPQVRNWLRTHLPDAVWESAASNADGARLVQEGRFDAAFAGEFAAATYGLEALVTEIHDAQNAETRFVLVGRPARPAAPTGADKTSVVLWLGDDHPGALLELLQEFAVRGVNLMLIQSRPTGEGIGNYCFAVDAEGHISDRRVSEALMGLKRTCPQVRFLGSYPRAGVALSEVRAARPGTSDGDFTEASDWLARCLDGRA, from the coding sequence ATGTCGGCCACCCGCTTCACGTATCTCGGTCCCGAGGGCACTTTCACCGAAGCCGCCCTGCGCACTCTGCCGGAAGCAGCCACCCGGGAGCTCGTCCCGATGGTGTCGGTCCCGGCCGCCCTGGACGCCGTGCGCAACGGCGAGGCCGCGGCGGCGCTGGTTCCGATCGAGAACTCGGTGGAGGGCGGGGTCACCGCCACGCTCGACGAGCTGGCGTCCGGCGAGCCGCTGATGATCTACCGCGAGGTACTGCTGCCCATCGCGTTCGCGCTGCTGGTGCGGCCCGGCACCAAGCTGTCGGACATCAAGACGGTCACCGGCCATCCGGTCGCCCAGCCGCAAGTGCGCAACTGGCTGCGGACGCACCTGCCCGACGCGGTGTGGGAGTCGGCGGCCTCCAACGCCGACGGTGCCCGGCTGGTGCAGGAGGGCCGCTTCGACGCCGCCTTCGCGGGCGAGTTCGCCGCCGCCACGTACGGGCTGGAGGCGCTGGTCACCGAGATCCACGACGCCCAGAACGCCGAGACCCGATTCGTGCTCGTCGGACGGCCCGCCCGGCCGGCCGCGCCCACCGGCGCCGACAAGACCTCCGTCGTGCTGTGGCTCGGCGACGACCACCCCGGTGCGCTGCTGGAGCTGCTCCAGGAGTTCGCCGTCCGCGGGGTGAACCTGATGCTGATCCAGTCCCGCCCGACCGGCGAGGGCATCGGCAACTACTGCTTCGCCGTCGACGCGGAGGGACACATCTCCGACCGCCGGGTCAGCGAGGCGCTGATGGGTCTGAAGCGGACCTGTCCCCAGGTACGCTTCCTCGGTTCCTATCCGCGTGCCGGTGTCGCGCTCAGTGAGGTGCGGGCCGCGCGGCCGGGAACCTCCGACGGCGACTTCACCGAGGCCTCCGACTGGCTGGCGCGCTGCCTCGACGGCCGGGCGTAG
- the serS gene encoding serine--tRNA ligase: MIDLRLLREDPDRVRASQRARGEDVELVDALLSADERRRSSGMRFDELRNEQKSLGKLIPKASPEERAELLTKAEQLKQDVKAAEAEQNEADEAAKQLLLKLGNIVHEDVPVGGEEDFTVLETHGTIRDFGAEGFAPKDHLELGESLGAIDVERGAKVSGSRFYYLTGVGALLELALVNAAIAQATEAGFIPMLTPALVRPRAMEGTGFLGQAAENVYHLEKDDYYLVGTSEVPLAAYHMDEIIDAEKLPLRYAGFSPCFRREAGTYGKDTRGIFRVHQFDKVEMFSYVAPEDAEAEHKRLLEWEKQWLTSLELPFQVIDVATGDLGASASRKFDCEAWIPTQGKYRELTSASNCDGFQARRLAIRYRDGKKTAPLSTLNGTLCAVPRTIVAILENHQQADGSVRVPPVLRPYLGGREVLEPIAK; this comes from the coding sequence GTGATTGACCTTCGGCTGCTCCGTGAAGACCCTGACCGTGTCCGCGCCTCGCAGCGCGCCCGTGGAGAGGACGTCGAGCTCGTCGACGCGCTGCTCTCCGCTGACGAGCGCCGCAGGTCTTCCGGCATGCGCTTCGACGAACTGCGCAACGAGCAGAAGTCGCTCGGCAAGCTCATCCCCAAGGCCTCCCCGGAGGAACGGGCCGAGCTGCTGACCAAGGCCGAGCAGCTCAAGCAGGACGTCAAGGCGGCCGAGGCCGAGCAGAACGAGGCGGACGAGGCTGCCAAGCAGCTCCTGCTCAAGCTCGGCAACATCGTCCACGAGGACGTGCCCGTCGGCGGCGAGGAGGACTTCACCGTCCTGGAGACGCACGGCACGATCCGCGACTTCGGCGCCGAGGGCTTCGCGCCCAAGGACCACCTGGAGCTCGGCGAGTCGCTGGGCGCCATCGACGTGGAGCGCGGCGCGAAGGTGTCCGGCTCGCGGTTCTACTACCTCACCGGTGTCGGCGCCCTGCTGGAGCTCGCCCTGGTCAACGCGGCGATCGCGCAGGCCACCGAGGCCGGCTTCATCCCGATGCTGACCCCCGCGCTGGTCCGCCCGCGCGCCATGGAGGGCACCGGCTTCCTCGGCCAGGCCGCGGAGAACGTCTACCACCTGGAGAAGGACGACTACTACCTGGTCGGCACCTCCGAGGTCCCGCTCGCCGCGTACCACATGGACGAGATCATCGACGCCGAGAAGCTGCCCCTGCGGTACGCCGGCTTCTCCCCGTGCTTCCGCCGCGAGGCCGGCACGTATGGCAAGGACACCCGCGGCATCTTCCGCGTCCACCAGTTCGACAAGGTCGAGATGTTCTCGTACGTCGCGCCGGAGGACGCCGAGGCCGAGCACAAGCGGCTCCTGGAATGGGAGAAGCAGTGGCTGACCAGCCTGGAGCTGCCGTTCCAGGTCATCGACGTCGCGACCGGCGACCTGGGCGCCTCCGCCTCCCGCAAGTTCGACTGCGAGGCCTGGATCCCGACCCAGGGCAAGTACCGCGAGCTGACCTCGGCCTCGAACTGTGACGGCTTCCAGGCCCGCCGCCTGGCGATCCGCTACCGCGACGGCAAGAAGACCGCTCCGCTCTCCACGCTGAACGGCACCCTGTGCGCCGTCCCGCGCACCATCGTCGCGATCCTGGAGAACCACCAGCAGGCCGACGGCTCCGTGCGGGTCCCCCCGGTGCTCCGCCCCTACCTGGGCGGCCGCGAGGTCCTGGAGCCGATCGCCAAGTGA
- a CDS encoding HAD family hydrolase yields MSPAPFPYKLVATDLDGTLLRDDDTVSERTREALAAATAAGAAHIVVTGRAVPWTRHVLDDLGYRGIAVCGQGAQLYDAGAHRLLTSVTLDRQLAGLALSKLEAEVGPLALAASRDGVDGEVLFGPGYQVQEGLPALYLEDTAQVWTAPLNKLYIQHPGMGEDELVKVARQLVGNLVDIVMAGPGIVEILPLGLSKATGLSLAARRLKVKAAETIAFGDMPNDIPMFGWAAHGVAMANAHAELKAVADEVTTSNQEDGIAVVLERLLGAM; encoded by the coding sequence GTGAGCCCCGCTCCGTTCCCGTACAAGCTCGTCGCGACGGACCTCGACGGCACGCTGCTGCGTGACGACGACACCGTCTCGGAGCGCACCCGTGAAGCCCTCGCCGCGGCCACCGCGGCGGGCGCGGCGCACATCGTCGTCACCGGCCGTGCCGTGCCCTGGACCCGGCACGTGCTGGACGACCTCGGCTACCGGGGGATCGCGGTGTGCGGGCAGGGCGCCCAGCTCTACGACGCGGGAGCGCACCGGCTGCTGACCTCGGTGACGCTGGACCGGCAGCTCGCCGGCCTGGCCCTGTCGAAGCTCGAGGCCGAGGTGGGTCCGCTGGCGCTCGCCGCCAGCCGTGACGGGGTGGACGGCGAGGTCCTCTTCGGCCCGGGCTACCAGGTGCAGGAGGGCCTGCCGGCGCTCTACCTGGAGGACACCGCCCAGGTCTGGACCGCCCCGCTGAACAAGCTCTACATCCAGCACCCGGGGATGGGCGAGGACGAGCTCGTCAAGGTCGCCCGGCAGCTCGTCGGCAACCTGGTCGACATCGTCATGGCGGGCCCGGGGATAGTGGAGATCCTCCCGCTGGGTCTGAGCAAGGCCACCGGCCTCTCACTCGCCGCGCGCAGGCTGAAGGTCAAGGCCGCGGAGACGATCGCCTTCGGCGACATGCCCAACGACATCCCCATGTTCGGCTGGGCCGCGCACGGCGTCGCCATGGCCAACGCCCACGCGGAGCTGAAGGCGGTGGCCGACGAGGTGACGACCTCCAACCAGGAGGACGGCATCGCGGTGGTCCTGGAGCGCCTGCTCGGCGCCATGTAG
- a CDS encoding rhomboid-like protein, translating to MIQHPEPEPSRPLRSWIRSSPGTHIWLLIVAVTSLVVAISPDRLDHVLLHRNSSNIHQLVKYPVRALLSSAFWIENPASLALYAVLFEFFHAPVERWLGTLRWLLIVATAHVGATLLSQKVLLMAIQDNRAPHSMTHVVDIGVSYGLAASIGVLTYRLPNPWRWFYLLGAVAFFGLPLLTGGTFTDLGHAVSLAVGLLAWPLTLHPHGHGPTADVSRETRV from the coding sequence ATGATCCAGCATCCCGAGCCTGAGCCGTCCAGGCCCTTGCGGTCCTGGATACGCTCCTCGCCCGGCACGCACATATGGCTGCTGATCGTCGCCGTCACCAGCCTCGTCGTCGCGATCTCCCCGGACCGGCTCGACCACGTGCTGCTCCACCGCAACAGCAGCAACATCCACCAGCTGGTCAAGTACCCCGTCCGGGCCTTGCTCAGCAGCGCCTTCTGGATCGAGAACCCCGCCTCGCTCGCCCTGTACGCCGTGCTCTTCGAGTTCTTCCACGCCCCCGTGGAGCGTTGGCTCGGCACCCTGCGCTGGCTCCTGATCGTCGCGACCGCGCATGTCGGCGCCACCCTCCTGAGCCAGAAGGTGCTCCTGATGGCCATCCAGGACAACCGTGCGCCGCACAGCATGACCCACGTCGTCGACATCGGCGTCAGTTACGGGCTGGCGGCCTCCATCGGAGTACTGACCTACCGGCTCCCGAACCCCTGGAGATGGTTCTACCTCCTCGGCGCGGTCGCCTTCTTCGGGCTGCCGCTGCTCACCGGCGGCACCTTCACCGACCTCGGCCACGCCGTCTCGCTCGCCGTCGGACTCCTCGCCTGGCCGCTCACCCTCCATCCGCACGGACACGGGCCGACGGCTGATGTTTCACGTGAAACACGCGTCTGA
- a CDS encoding ABC transporter permease has product MYNPTVARLTYRALLGRRRALILFALPALLIVIALAVRFFTGVDDKVAADLLGGFALATMVPLIGVIAGTGAIGPEIDDGSIVYLLSKPVKRPTIIMTKLIVAIAVTMAFSAIPTLIAGFILNGNGQQIAVAYTVAALVASIAYSALFLLLGTVSRHAVVFGLVYALIWESLFGSLVSGAKTLSVQQWALALAEKVAGQGYVDASVGLPTAVALLIAVTVGATVYAGQKLRRLTLAGEE; this is encoded by the coding sequence ATGTACAACCCCACCGTCGCCCGGCTCACCTACCGGGCCCTGCTCGGCAGGCGCCGCGCGCTGATCCTCTTCGCGCTCCCCGCCCTGCTGATCGTCATCGCCCTCGCCGTCCGCTTCTTCACCGGCGTGGACGACAAGGTGGCGGCCGACCTCCTCGGCGGCTTCGCCCTCGCGACGATGGTCCCGCTGATCGGCGTCATCGCCGGCACCGGCGCCATCGGACCCGAGATCGACGACGGCTCGATCGTCTACCTGCTCTCCAAGCCCGTGAAGCGTCCGACGATCATCATGACCAAGCTGATCGTCGCGATCGCGGTCACGATGGCCTTCTCCGCGATCCCCACCCTGATCGCGGGCTTCATCCTCAACGGCAACGGCCAGCAGATCGCCGTCGCCTACACCGTGGCCGCCCTCGTCGCCTCGATCGCCTACAGCGCCCTGTTCCTGCTGCTGGGCACGGTCAGCCGGCACGCGGTCGTCTTCGGGCTGGTCTACGCCCTCATCTGGGAGTCCCTCTTCGGCAGCCTGGTCTCCGGAGCCAAGACGCTCAGCGTCCAGCAGTGGGCCCTGGCCCTGGCCGAGAAGGTCGCCGGCCAGGGGTACGTCGACGCCAGCGTCGGCCTGCCCACCGCCGTGGCCCTGCTCATCGCGGTCACCGTCGGCGCCACCGTGTACGCGGGCCAGAAGCTGCGCCGCCTCACCCTCGCCGGCGAGGAGTAG
- a CDS encoding ABC transporter ATP-binding protein, producing the protein MTIIDIDHTSRWFGNVVAVNDVTMRIGPGVTGLLGPNGAGKSTLINMMGGFLAPSTGTVTLDGTPIWRNEQVYKQIGVVPEREAMYDFLTGREFVVANAELHGLDDAAAQRALATVEMEYAQDRKIATYSKGMRQRVKMASALVHEPSVLLLDEPFNGMDPRQRMQLMDLLRRMGDEGRTVLFSSHILEEVEQLASHIEVVVAGRHAASGDFRKIRRLMTDRPHRYLVRSSDDRALAAALIADPSTAGIEVDLQEGALRIQAVDFGRFTELLPRVARDHGIRLLTVSPSDESLESVFSYLVAA; encoded by the coding sequence GTGACCATCATCGACATCGACCACACCTCCCGCTGGTTCGGGAACGTCGTCGCCGTCAACGACGTGACCATGCGCATCGGTCCCGGCGTCACCGGACTCCTCGGCCCCAACGGCGCCGGCAAGTCCACCCTCATCAACATGATGGGCGGCTTCCTCGCCCCCTCCACGGGCACCGTCACCCTCGACGGCACGCCGATCTGGCGCAACGAGCAGGTCTACAAGCAGATCGGCGTCGTGCCCGAGCGCGAGGCCATGTACGACTTCCTCACCGGCCGGGAGTTCGTCGTGGCCAACGCCGAGCTCCACGGGCTCGACGACGCGGCGGCCCAGCGGGCGCTCGCCACGGTCGAGATGGAGTACGCCCAGGACCGCAAGATCGCCACGTACTCCAAGGGCATGCGCCAGCGCGTGAAGATGGCCTCCGCCCTGGTCCACGAGCCGTCCGTGCTCCTCCTCGACGAGCCGTTCAACGGCATGGACCCGCGCCAGCGCATGCAGCTCATGGACCTGCTGCGGCGGATGGGCGACGAGGGCCGCACCGTCCTGTTCTCCTCCCACATCCTGGAGGAGGTCGAACAGCTCGCCTCCCACATCGAGGTGGTCGTCGCCGGCCGGCACGCGGCGTCCGGCGACTTCCGCAAGATCCGCCGCCTGATGACGGACCGCCCGCACCGTTACCTGGTCCGCTCCTCCGACGACCGGGCCCTCGCCGCGGCCCTGATCGCCGACCCTTCCACGGCAGGCATCGAGGTCGACCTCCAGGAAGGCGCGCTGCGCATCCAGGCCGTCGACTTCGGGCGTTTCACGGAGCTGCTGCCGCGCGTCGCCCGCGACCACGGCATCCGGCTGCTGACGGTCTCCCCCTCCGACGAGTCCCTCGAGTCGGTCTTCTCCTACCTCGTCGCGGCCTGA